A region of Diospyros lotus cultivar Yz01 chromosome 3, ASM1463336v1, whole genome shotgun sequence DNA encodes the following proteins:
- the LOC127797151 gene encoding V-type proton ATPase subunit a1-like isoform X3, whose product MSRKLCFFKDQIHKAGLISSAHPDLQPDMELEELEMRLAEHEHELIEMNNNSEKLRHMYNELLEFKLVLQKATAFLVSSKSHAAAEERELEDHVYSNHDYGDTTSLLEQGMQAGPSNQYGVRFISGIICKSKVFRFERMLFRATRGNMLFNQAPADEQILDPVSAEMVEKMVFVVFFSGEQAKAKILKICEAYGANCYPIPEDITKQRQLAREVLSRLSELESTLDAGIRHRNKALNSIENQLTKWMNMVRREKAVYDTLNMLNFDITKKCLVGEGWCPIFAKTQIQEALQRATFDSSSQVGVIFHAMDAVESPPTYFRTNRFTNAFQEIVDAYGVARYREANPAVYTVITFPFLFAVMFGDWGHGICLLLGALFLIARENKLSSQKLGSFMEMLFGGRYVLLLMSLFSIYCGLIYNEFFSVPYHIFGGSAYKCQDATCSDAKSTGLVKFRDPYPFGVDPSWRGSRSELPFLNSLKMKMSILLGVTQMNLGIILSYFNAHFFGNSLDIRHQFVPQMIFLNSLFGYLSLLIVIKWCSGSQADLYHVMIYMFLSPFEDLGENKLFWGQTVLQVILLLLAVIAVPWMLFPKPFILKKRHSERFQGRTYRILGTSDMDHDMEPNPERLHHDEFDFSEVFVHQMIHSIEFILGAVSNTASYLRLWALSLAHSELSTVFYEKVLLLAWGYDNIIIRLVGLAVFAFATAFILLMMETLSAFLHALRLHWVEFQNKFYHGDGYKFRPFSFDLLTDDSE is encoded by the exons ATGTCACGAAAGCTTTGTTTTTTCAAAGATCAAATACATAAAGCTGGGCTAATCTCTTCTGCTCATCCTGATTTGCAACCAGACATGGAGTTGGAAGAATTAGAG atgCGACTTGCTGAGCATGAACATGAATTAATTGAAATGAACAATAATAGTGAGAAACTACGGCACATGTACAATGAGCTGCTGGAGTTCAAGTTGGTATTGCAGAAG GCAACTGCTTTCCTTGTCTCAAGTAAGAGTCATGCAGCTGCAGAGGAAAGAGAGTTGGAGGATCATGTGTATTCTAATCATGATTATGGAGATACAACATCTCTACTTGAACAG GGGATGCAAGCCGGCCCATCAAATCAGTATGGTGTAAGATTTATTAGTGGCATTATCTGTAAATCAAAAGTTTTTAGGTTTGAGCGGATGTTGTTTCGTGCTACAAGGGGCAACATGCTTTTCAATCAGGCACCAGCTGATGAACAAATCTTGGATCCTGTATCAGCTGAAATG GTTGAGAAAATGGTATTTGTAGTGTTCTTCTCTGGGGAGCAGGCAAAagcaaaaatattgaaaatttgtgaAGCATATGGTGCAAATTGCTATCCTATACCTGAAGATATCACGAAACAGAGGCAACTAGCTCGAGAA GTTTTGTCACGTCTCTCCGAATTGGAATCCACATTGGATGCTGGAATTCGTCACCGAAATAAGGCGCTTAACTCTATTGAAAATCAGCTAACAAAATGGATGAACATG GTTAGAAGGGAGAAAGCTGTGTATGATACATTGAATATGCTGAATTTTGACATCACAAAAAAATGTCTTGTTGGAGAGGGCTGGTGTCCAATATTTGCAAAAACTCAG ATTCAGGAAGCACTGCAAAGGGCAACATTTGATAGCAGTTCTCAAGTGGGTGTAATATTTCATGCAATGGATGCTGTTGAATCGCCTCCAACATACTTCAGGACGAACCGTTTTACAAATGCATTTCAAGAAATTGTAGATGCATATGG TGTTGCTAGATATCGGGAAGCAAATCCTGCAGTGTACACTGTTATCActttcccatttctttttgcTGTCATGTTTGGGGACTGGGGTCATGGAATATGCTTGTTGTTGGGAGCTTTATTCCTTATAGCACGTGAAAATAAGCTTAGTTCTCAG AAACTTGGAAGTTTTATGGAGATGCTATTTGGTGGCCGCTATGTGCTCCTTTTGATGTCGCTGTTTTCAATTTATTGCGGGCTAATTTACAACGAGTTCTTTTCTGTTCCTTATCATATATTTGGTGGATCAGCTTACAAATGTCAAGATGCTACATGCAG TGATGCAAAGTCTACTGGTTTAGTCAAATTCCGTGATCCATATCCATTTGGTGTCGATCCCAGCTGGCGTGGAAGTCGTTCAGAGCTTCCTTTCTTGAACTCTCTCAAAATGAAGATGTCTATTTTGCTGGGTGTCACCCAAATGAACCTAGGCATTATATTAAGCTATTTCAATGCTCACTTCTTTGGCAATTCACTTGATATTAG GCATCAGTTTGTGCCACAGATGATCTTCCTGAACAGCCTTTTTGGGTATCTGTCGCTTCTGATTGTCATCAAGTGGTGCTCTGGATCTCAAGCTGATCTTTATCATGTAATGATTTACATGTTTCTGAGTCCTTTTGAAGATCTTGGCGAGAATAAGTTATTTTGGGGCCAGACAGTACTTCAg gttattttgttgcttttggcAGTTATTGCAGTTCCATGGATGCTTTTTCCAAAACCATTTATTTTGAAGAAACGTCATTCTGAG AGATTTCAGGGGCGTACGTATAGGATCCTTGGAACATCAgatatggatcatgacatggaACCTAACCCTGAAAGGTTACATCATGATGAATTCGATTTTAGTGAGGTCTTTGTCCATCAAATGATACATTCTATCGAGTTTATTCTTGGTGCTGTTTCCAATACTGCATCATATCTCCGCCTTTGGGCTTTAAG CTTGGCGCATTCTGAGTTGTCAACTGTCTTCTATGAGAAAGTCCTCCTCCTTGCCTGGGG GTATGACAATATCATCATCCGGCTGGTGGGACTCGCAGTTTTTGCCTTTGCAACAGCCTTCATACTACTAATGATGGAGACCCTTAGTGCCTTCCTTCATGCCTTGCGTCTCCATTGGGTGGAATTCCAGAACAAGTTTTATCATGGTGATGGCTACAAGTTCAGACCGTTCTCCTTCGACTTGTTAACAGATGACTCCGAGTAG
- the LOC127797151 gene encoding V-type proton ATPase subunit a1-like isoform X2: MEYIANLPEMDLMRSEKMALVQLIIPVESAHRAISYLGQLGLLQFKDLNADKSPFQRTFVNQVKRCAEMSRKLCFFKDQIHKAGLISSAHPDLQPDMELEELEATAFLVSSKSHAAAEERELEDHVYSNHDYGDTTSLLEQGMQAGPSNQYGVRFISGIICKSKVFRFERMLFRATRGNMLFNQAPADEQILDPVSAEMVEKMVFVVFFSGEQAKAKILKICEAYGANCYPIPEDITKQRQLAREVLSRLSELESTLDAGIRHRNKALNSIENQLTKWMNMVRREKAVYDTLNMLNFDITKKCLVGEGWCPIFAKTQIQEALQRATFDSSSQVGVIFHAMDAVESPPTYFRTNRFTNAFQEIVDAYGVARYREANPAVYTVITFPFLFAVMFGDWGHGICLLLGALFLIARENKLSSQKLGSFMEMLFGGRYVLLLMSLFSIYCGLIYNEFFSVPYHIFGGSAYKCQDATCSDAKSTGLVKFRDPYPFGVDPSWRGSRSELPFLNSLKMKMSILLGVTQMNLGIILSYFNAHFFGNSLDIRHQFVPQMIFLNSLFGYLSLLIVIKWCSGSQADLYHVMIYMFLSPFEDLGENKLFWGQTVLQVILLLLAVIAVPWMLFPKPFILKKRHSERFQGRTYRILGTSDMDHDMEPNPERLHHDEFDFSEVFVHQMIHSIEFILGAVSNTASYLRLWALSLAHSELSTVFYEKVLLLAWGYDNIIIRLVGLAVFAFATAFILLMMETLSAFLHALRLHWVEFQNKFYHGDGYKFRPFSFDLLTDDSE; encoded by the exons TTAAATGCTGACAAAAGTCCCTTCCAACGGACATTTGTTAATCAG GTAAAAAGGTGTGCAGAGATGTCACGAAAGCTTTGTTTTTTCAAAGATCAAATACATAAAGCTGGGCTAATCTCTTCTGCTCATCCTGATTTGCAACCAGACATGGAGTTGGAAGAATTAGAG GCAACTGCTTTCCTTGTCTCAAGTAAGAGTCATGCAGCTGCAGAGGAAAGAGAGTTGGAGGATCATGTGTATTCTAATCATGATTATGGAGATACAACATCTCTACTTGAACAG GGGATGCAAGCCGGCCCATCAAATCAGTATGGTGTAAGATTTATTAGTGGCATTATCTGTAAATCAAAAGTTTTTAGGTTTGAGCGGATGTTGTTTCGTGCTACAAGGGGCAACATGCTTTTCAATCAGGCACCAGCTGATGAACAAATCTTGGATCCTGTATCAGCTGAAATG GTTGAGAAAATGGTATTTGTAGTGTTCTTCTCTGGGGAGCAGGCAAAagcaaaaatattgaaaatttgtgaAGCATATGGTGCAAATTGCTATCCTATACCTGAAGATATCACGAAACAGAGGCAACTAGCTCGAGAA GTTTTGTCACGTCTCTCCGAATTGGAATCCACATTGGATGCTGGAATTCGTCACCGAAATAAGGCGCTTAACTCTATTGAAAATCAGCTAACAAAATGGATGAACATG GTTAGAAGGGAGAAAGCTGTGTATGATACATTGAATATGCTGAATTTTGACATCACAAAAAAATGTCTTGTTGGAGAGGGCTGGTGTCCAATATTTGCAAAAACTCAG ATTCAGGAAGCACTGCAAAGGGCAACATTTGATAGCAGTTCTCAAGTGGGTGTAATATTTCATGCAATGGATGCTGTTGAATCGCCTCCAACATACTTCAGGACGAACCGTTTTACAAATGCATTTCAAGAAATTGTAGATGCATATGG TGTTGCTAGATATCGGGAAGCAAATCCTGCAGTGTACACTGTTATCActttcccatttctttttgcTGTCATGTTTGGGGACTGGGGTCATGGAATATGCTTGTTGTTGGGAGCTTTATTCCTTATAGCACGTGAAAATAAGCTTAGTTCTCAG AAACTTGGAAGTTTTATGGAGATGCTATTTGGTGGCCGCTATGTGCTCCTTTTGATGTCGCTGTTTTCAATTTATTGCGGGCTAATTTACAACGAGTTCTTTTCTGTTCCTTATCATATATTTGGTGGATCAGCTTACAAATGTCAAGATGCTACATGCAG TGATGCAAAGTCTACTGGTTTAGTCAAATTCCGTGATCCATATCCATTTGGTGTCGATCCCAGCTGGCGTGGAAGTCGTTCAGAGCTTCCTTTCTTGAACTCTCTCAAAATGAAGATGTCTATTTTGCTGGGTGTCACCCAAATGAACCTAGGCATTATATTAAGCTATTTCAATGCTCACTTCTTTGGCAATTCACTTGATATTAG GCATCAGTTTGTGCCACAGATGATCTTCCTGAACAGCCTTTTTGGGTATCTGTCGCTTCTGATTGTCATCAAGTGGTGCTCTGGATCTCAAGCTGATCTTTATCATGTAATGATTTACATGTTTCTGAGTCCTTTTGAAGATCTTGGCGAGAATAAGTTATTTTGGGGCCAGACAGTACTTCAg gttattttgttgcttttggcAGTTATTGCAGTTCCATGGATGCTTTTTCCAAAACCATTTATTTTGAAGAAACGTCATTCTGAG AGATTTCAGGGGCGTACGTATAGGATCCTTGGAACATCAgatatggatcatgacatggaACCTAACCCTGAAAGGTTACATCATGATGAATTCGATTTTAGTGAGGTCTTTGTCCATCAAATGATACATTCTATCGAGTTTATTCTTGGTGCTGTTTCCAATACTGCATCATATCTCCGCCTTTGGGCTTTAAG CTTGGCGCATTCTGAGTTGTCAACTGTCTTCTATGAGAAAGTCCTCCTCCTTGCCTGGGG GTATGACAATATCATCATCCGGCTGGTGGGACTCGCAGTTTTTGCCTTTGCAACAGCCTTCATACTACTAATGATGGAGACCCTTAGTGCCTTCCTTCATGCCTTGCGTCTCCATTGGGTGGAATTCCAGAACAAGTTTTATCATGGTGATGGCTACAAGTTCAGACCGTTCTCCTTCGACTTGTTAACAGATGACTCCGAGTAG
- the LOC127797151 gene encoding V-type proton ATPase subunit a1-like isoform X1: MEYIANLPEMDLMRSEKMALVQLIIPVESAHRAISYLGQLGLLQFKDLNADKSPFQRTFVNQVKRCAEMSRKLCFFKDQIHKAGLISSAHPDLQPDMELEELEMRLAEHEHELIEMNNNSEKLRHMYNELLEFKLVLQKATAFLVSSKSHAAAEERELEDHVYSNHDYGDTTSLLEQGMQAGPSNQYGVRFISGIICKSKVFRFERMLFRATRGNMLFNQAPADEQILDPVSAEMVEKMVFVVFFSGEQAKAKILKICEAYGANCYPIPEDITKQRQLAREVLSRLSELESTLDAGIRHRNKALNSIENQLTKWMNMVRREKAVYDTLNMLNFDITKKCLVGEGWCPIFAKTQIQEALQRATFDSSSQVGVIFHAMDAVESPPTYFRTNRFTNAFQEIVDAYGVARYREANPAVYTVITFPFLFAVMFGDWGHGICLLLGALFLIARENKLSSQKLGSFMEMLFGGRYVLLLMSLFSIYCGLIYNEFFSVPYHIFGGSAYKCQDATCSDAKSTGLVKFRDPYPFGVDPSWRGSRSELPFLNSLKMKMSILLGVTQMNLGIILSYFNAHFFGNSLDIRHQFVPQMIFLNSLFGYLSLLIVIKWCSGSQADLYHVMIYMFLSPFEDLGENKLFWGQTVLQVILLLLAVIAVPWMLFPKPFILKKRHSERFQGRTYRILGTSDMDHDMEPNPERLHHDEFDFSEVFVHQMIHSIEFILGAVSNTASYLRLWALSLAHSELSTVFYEKVLLLAWGYDNIIIRLVGLAVFAFATAFILLMMETLSAFLHALRLHWVEFQNKFYHGDGYKFRPFSFDLLTDDSE, translated from the exons TTAAATGCTGACAAAAGTCCCTTCCAACGGACATTTGTTAATCAG GTAAAAAGGTGTGCAGAGATGTCACGAAAGCTTTGTTTTTTCAAAGATCAAATACATAAAGCTGGGCTAATCTCTTCTGCTCATCCTGATTTGCAACCAGACATGGAGTTGGAAGAATTAGAG atgCGACTTGCTGAGCATGAACATGAATTAATTGAAATGAACAATAATAGTGAGAAACTACGGCACATGTACAATGAGCTGCTGGAGTTCAAGTTGGTATTGCAGAAG GCAACTGCTTTCCTTGTCTCAAGTAAGAGTCATGCAGCTGCAGAGGAAAGAGAGTTGGAGGATCATGTGTATTCTAATCATGATTATGGAGATACAACATCTCTACTTGAACAG GGGATGCAAGCCGGCCCATCAAATCAGTATGGTGTAAGATTTATTAGTGGCATTATCTGTAAATCAAAAGTTTTTAGGTTTGAGCGGATGTTGTTTCGTGCTACAAGGGGCAACATGCTTTTCAATCAGGCACCAGCTGATGAACAAATCTTGGATCCTGTATCAGCTGAAATG GTTGAGAAAATGGTATTTGTAGTGTTCTTCTCTGGGGAGCAGGCAAAagcaaaaatattgaaaatttgtgaAGCATATGGTGCAAATTGCTATCCTATACCTGAAGATATCACGAAACAGAGGCAACTAGCTCGAGAA GTTTTGTCACGTCTCTCCGAATTGGAATCCACATTGGATGCTGGAATTCGTCACCGAAATAAGGCGCTTAACTCTATTGAAAATCAGCTAACAAAATGGATGAACATG GTTAGAAGGGAGAAAGCTGTGTATGATACATTGAATATGCTGAATTTTGACATCACAAAAAAATGTCTTGTTGGAGAGGGCTGGTGTCCAATATTTGCAAAAACTCAG ATTCAGGAAGCACTGCAAAGGGCAACATTTGATAGCAGTTCTCAAGTGGGTGTAATATTTCATGCAATGGATGCTGTTGAATCGCCTCCAACATACTTCAGGACGAACCGTTTTACAAATGCATTTCAAGAAATTGTAGATGCATATGG TGTTGCTAGATATCGGGAAGCAAATCCTGCAGTGTACACTGTTATCActttcccatttctttttgcTGTCATGTTTGGGGACTGGGGTCATGGAATATGCTTGTTGTTGGGAGCTTTATTCCTTATAGCACGTGAAAATAAGCTTAGTTCTCAG AAACTTGGAAGTTTTATGGAGATGCTATTTGGTGGCCGCTATGTGCTCCTTTTGATGTCGCTGTTTTCAATTTATTGCGGGCTAATTTACAACGAGTTCTTTTCTGTTCCTTATCATATATTTGGTGGATCAGCTTACAAATGTCAAGATGCTACATGCAG TGATGCAAAGTCTACTGGTTTAGTCAAATTCCGTGATCCATATCCATTTGGTGTCGATCCCAGCTGGCGTGGAAGTCGTTCAGAGCTTCCTTTCTTGAACTCTCTCAAAATGAAGATGTCTATTTTGCTGGGTGTCACCCAAATGAACCTAGGCATTATATTAAGCTATTTCAATGCTCACTTCTTTGGCAATTCACTTGATATTAG GCATCAGTTTGTGCCACAGATGATCTTCCTGAACAGCCTTTTTGGGTATCTGTCGCTTCTGATTGTCATCAAGTGGTGCTCTGGATCTCAAGCTGATCTTTATCATGTAATGATTTACATGTTTCTGAGTCCTTTTGAAGATCTTGGCGAGAATAAGTTATTTTGGGGCCAGACAGTACTTCAg gttattttgttgcttttggcAGTTATTGCAGTTCCATGGATGCTTTTTCCAAAACCATTTATTTTGAAGAAACGTCATTCTGAG AGATTTCAGGGGCGTACGTATAGGATCCTTGGAACATCAgatatggatcatgacatggaACCTAACCCTGAAAGGTTACATCATGATGAATTCGATTTTAGTGAGGTCTTTGTCCATCAAATGATACATTCTATCGAGTTTATTCTTGGTGCTGTTTCCAATACTGCATCATATCTCCGCCTTTGGGCTTTAAG CTTGGCGCATTCTGAGTTGTCAACTGTCTTCTATGAGAAAGTCCTCCTCCTTGCCTGGGG GTATGACAATATCATCATCCGGCTGGTGGGACTCGCAGTTTTTGCCTTTGCAACAGCCTTCATACTACTAATGATGGAGACCCTTAGTGCCTTCCTTCATGCCTTGCGTCTCCATTGGGTGGAATTCCAGAACAAGTTTTATCATGGTGATGGCTACAAGTTCAGACCGTTCTCCTTCGACTTGTTAACAGATGACTCCGAGTAG